From the Oncorhynchus nerka isolate Pitt River linkage group LG28, Oner_Uvic_2.0, whole genome shotgun sequence genome, one window contains:
- the LOC115113653 gene encoding disintegrin and metalloproteinase domain-containing protein 10-like isoform X3 codes for MNRYLHPQMNVAARDNYPHKYGSEGGCADHSVFERMKKYQASAMEEPLKEPSSVVEEVERSHGHGPVILRKKRAAQIEKNTCQLFIQTDHLFFKYYGTREAVIAQISSHVKAIDSIYQGTDFLGIRNISFMVKRIRINTTSDERDITNPFRFANIGVEKFLELNSEQNHDDYCLAYVFSDRDFDDGVLGLAWVGAPAGSSGGICEKSKLYSDGKKKSLNTGIITVQNYASHVPPKVSHITFAHEVGHNFGSPHDSGTECTPGESKAQEKKEQGNYIMYARATSGDKLNNNKFSICSVRNISQVLEKKRGNCFVESGQPICGNGLVEAGEQCDCGYSDQCKDECCYNANEADGNKCKLKPGKICSPSQGPCCTPTCNFKGSNDKCREESECAEQGMCNGGTAQCPTSEPKANFTACHGETQVCLNGGCSGSICEKYALEVCTCASIEGTDETELCHVCCQERMKPDTCSSTGSEKWAGFFSKKITTLQPGSPCNDFKGYCDVFMRCRLVDADGPLARLKKAIFNAELYENIAEWIVAHWWAVLLMGIALIMLMAGFIKICSVHTPSSNPKLPPPKPLPGTLKRRRQQQSNGQQPQQQRNQRQPRENYQLGQMRR; via the exons ATGAACAGATATCTCCACCCTCAGATGAATGTTGCTGCTAGAGATA aTTACCCTCATAAGTATGGCTCAGAGGGGGGCTGTGCTGACCACTCCGTGTTTGAAAGGATGAAGAAGTACCAGGCCTCGGCTATGGAGGAGCCTCTCAAG GAGCCCAGCAGTGTGGTGGAGGAAGTGGAGAGGTCCCATGGACATGGTCCGGTGATCCTGAGGAAGAAGAGAGCAGCTCAGATAGAGAAGAACACCTGCCAGCTCTTCATCCAGACTGATCACCTCTTCTTCAAGTACTACGGCACCAGAGAGGCTGTCATCGCACAG ATCTCCAGCCATGTAAAGGCCATTGACTCCATCTACCAGGGTACTGACTTCCTGGGCATCCGTAACATCAGCTTCATGGTCAAAAGGATCAGG aTAAACACGACCAGTGATGAGCGGGACATCACCAATCCGTTCCGCTTCGCTAACATCGGGGTGGAGAAGTTCCTGGAGCTCAACTCAGAGCAGAACCATGATGACTATTGCCTGGCCTACGTCTTCAGTGACAGGGACTTTGACGACGGGGTGCTGGGCCTGGCCTGGGTCGGAGCtcctgcag GGAGCTCCGGAGGTATCTGTGAGAAGAGTAAGTTGTACTCTGATGGGAAGAAGAAGTCTCTGAACACCGGCATCATCACGGTGCAGAACTACGCCTCCCATGTCCCCCCCAAGGTCTCCCACATCACCTTTGCACACGAGGTTGGACACAACTTTGGCTCTCCG CATGACTCTGGGACAGAGTGCACCCCAGGAGAGTCCAAGGCCCAGGAGAAGAAGGAGCAGGGGAACTACATCATGTACGCCCGGGCCACGTCAGGGGACAAGCTCAACAACAACAAGTTCTCCATCTGCAGCGTGAGGAACATCAGCCAGGTCCTGGAGAAGAAGAGGGGCAACTGCTTTGTGG agTCTGGCCAGCCCATCTGTGgtaatggtctggtggaggcaggGGAGCAGTGTGACTGTGGTTACAGTGACCAGTGTAAAGACGAGTGCTGCTACAACGCCAACGAGGCAGACGGCAACAAGTGCAAACTTAAGCCCGGCAAAATTTGCAG TCCCAGCCAGGGTCCGTGCTGTACACCGACGTGCAACTTCAAGGGCTCCAATGATAAGTGTAGGGAGGAGTCAGAGTGTGCTGAACAGGGCATGTGTAACGGAGGCACTGCCCAGTGCCCCACCTCTGAACCCAAAGCCAACTTCACCGCCTGCCATGGAGAGACACAAGTCTGCCTCAACGGG GGCTGCTCTGGCTCCATCTGTGAGAAGTATGCTCTGGAGGTGTGTACCTGTGCCAGTATTGAGGGAACAGACGAGACTGAGCTGTGCCACGTCTGCTGCCAGGAGAGAA TGAAACCCGACACCTGCAGCAGCACAGGCTCCGAGAAGTGGGCCGGCTTCTTCAGCAAGAAGATCACCACGCTGCAGCCAGGCTCCCCTTGCAACGACTTCAAGGGTTACTGCGATGTGTTCATGAGGTGCCGGCTGGTGGACGCAGACGGCCCCCTGGCCAGGCTAAAGAAAGCCATCTTCAACGCAGAGCTCTACGAGAACATTGCGGAGTGGATAGTG GCTCACTGGTGGGCAGTGTTGCTGATGGGCATTGCTCTCATCATGCTGATGGCTGGTTTCATCAAGATTTGCAGTGTTCACACACCCAGCAGCAACCCCAAACTGCccccacccaagccactgccag GCAcgttgaagaggaggagacagcagCAATCGAATGGCCAGCAGCCCCAGCAGCAGCGAAACCAACGCCAGCCCAGAGAGAACTATCAGTTGGGTCAGATGAGACGCTGA